TTGCGATTACAGCTTTTTACACCATACGCATCATCTCCCAGTCGAGAAATTAATCACCGCGTTCTAGCTTCTACTCATGTTAGATTAATTATAGCAAAATAAAGCTGCAATTAGGCAAGTTATTTTTATTCGGAAGCAAAAAACTTATTGTCACCAAAATTGCATACTAATTGCACGCGTGCTACAATATAGCTGTAAATAAAAAAGAAGTCCTACGGTAATAGGACTTCTTAACATGAGTTTCCGCTTAAAAGCGGTGACTTCACAGATTTTTTAACAAAAACCGTTAGTCCGTTAAACTAGAGCGGTTTTTTGTATGCTTGAATTTTTTCCAAGCAGCAATATAATGCCGTAACTTGTCCGGTGTCTTGGCAGCAGTATCTAACAAACTATTAAATAGCTTAATAATTCAATTTTTAACTTTATTTGGTGCTTACTTAAGAAGCAAAAATTTATTGCTCACCAAAATTGCATACCAACTTTGAGCGTGCTACAATATAGCTGTAAATAAAAATGAAGCCCTACTGGATATAGGACTTCTTAACATGAGTTTCCGCCTAAAAGCGGTGACTTAACGATGTTTTAATAAAAACCGCCAGCCTATAAACTAGAGCGGTTTTTTTCGTGCTTGGATTTCTTCCAAGCAGCAATGCAATGCCGTAAATTATCTGGTGTCTTGGCAGCAGTATCTAACAAACTATTAAATAGCTTAATAATTCGATTAGCTAGCCATAAAAGCGCCACAAGTCCAGCCAAGATTGCAATAACAGTATCCAATAGGGTACTGGACTAAATCCTTTCTTTAGGATTTTGCAGTTATAGCTTTTTACACCATACGCATCATCTCCAGTCGAGAAATTAGTCACCGCGTTCTAGCTCCTACTCATGTTAGATTAATTATAGCAAAATAAAGTTGTAATTAGGTAAGGAATTTTTATTCGGAAGCGAGAATTGCATACTAATTGCACGCGTGCTACAATATAGCTGTAAATAAAAAAGAAGTCCTACGGTAATAGGACTTCTTAACATGAGTTTCCGCATAAAAGCGGTGACTTAATGATTTTTTGTCAAAACCGCTAGTGCTTCAAACTAGAGCGGTTTTTTTCGTGCTTGAATTTTTTCCAAGCAGCAATACAATGCCGTAACTTTTTTGGCGTCTTCGCAGCAGTATCTAACAAACTATTAAACAGCTTAATAATCCGATTAGCTAGCCATAAAAGCACCACAAGTCCAGCAAAGATTTCAATAACAGTATCCAATAGAGTACTGGACTAATACCTTCCCTTAAAATTTTGCAGATATAGTTTTTTACACCATACGCATCATCTCCAGTCGAGAAATTAGTCACCGCGTTCTAGCTTCTACTCATGTTAGATTAATTATAGCAAAATAAAGTTGCGATTAGACAAGTAAATCTAAATATTGACCGGACCTTATCCAGTATGATACTTGCTTGCGGCTAAATTGAAAGGTAACAATAAATAACGAATAGTAAAGTTAATAAAGAGCGCAGTAACGCTTTATTTTTTGTGCTTAAAAATAAATTTAGCTATGCAAAAAGTGATAAAAAAAGCGATTATTTGGGGCTTGGTGACGGCTAAAATTACCGCTAATAGTGGCGGATATTTTTAAGTGTATATTTACATTTTAAAATTTATGTTTTAGAATACCTTTGTATTTGTAAGAAAAAAGTAATACATACAGAGGATAATAAAATATGGTAGGAAAAAACAATTTTAAAGAGAAATTACGGCAAATGGTCACACAAAATAAGCGTGAACACTTTGCAATTAGAAAGTTGACTGTTGGTGCAGTCTCGGTCTTGCTCGGCGTGACCTTCTTAGGGGTAAATAACCAGACGGCTAAGGCCGATACAGTAACATCAACTCCAGCTACGCAGACTAAGAAGCAGCCTGACCTTACAACTTATCAGGCATTAAAGTCATTCTTAAAGAGTGACGATCAGGCAGCACAAGCCAATGCCAAGCCAGCACCGACCACTAATACTAACAAGTCGCAAGCAAATGATGTAACTAGTCAACCAGCACCAACTGCGTCGACGAAGCCAGCAGCCACCACAAATACGACCACTAACATTACCAGTAATGATCCTGCAACAACTAAGCCAACTGCTACAACAAATACAAGTACTGATATTACCAATGATGATAATACAACTACTAAACCAGCAGTAACAACTCAAGATCAGGTTAAGCCGCAAGATGGCACGTTAGATTACAATGGGGTGTCACGAGCTACAACTGATGGTAAAGCTTTCGATAAAACTACTGACTCAACAGTTTATGTTGGTAACTGGAATGATTTATTTAATTCATATACAAATTCAAATATTAGTAAGATTGAAATTATCAATAACATTCAGTTCACGGGTACGCCGGGAATGTCAAGTGGCGTCAATATTAGCATCCCTGGTCGAAATTTGATAGTCGAATCAGGTGGAGACAATATTCCGGCTGGAGGCTATATAATTGACTTTAAAATGTACAGTCCCATAGATCTTGATACAGGTAATAAGGCATTAATGGATATTACATATCATAACTTACAATTATATTGCCAAAGTTTCTTGGGTATTATGAATACAGTTGACCAAACTGATGGCTATTCGAAAGTAACTCTTGACAATGTTAAATTTACAGGTTCTCAAGTTTTATATTCAGGACAATTTACTTATGTTTATATCAAAAATAATTTTAATGCTAATGTTGTAAAATCCTATAAAAACCCACTTGACTCTACTGATACTGCCGATTGGCTTACGCAAGGATCTGATGGTCAACAAGCCTTTGAATTAAGTGAGTCAGGTGAAAAAATAACTTTTACCAAAGGCTGCCATGCAGAACTTTCTACCAGTGATGGTAATGTAATCCAAATGTTCAACCATGCCAGTTCAGAAGACGATATGAGTACTGTTGTAGATCCCAATAATCCTAAAAAGTTCTTGCCACTTATGAGTCAAGTTATTATTCAAAGCGGTGCCGATGTAACCCTTAATCCGCGCCGTAACCCTGCGCAGTGGGATGAAAACCCTCAAACGACCTTCAAATCATCAGGAATTTACTTTCGTCAAGGAACTGTTGGCAGGGTTCAAGTTGATAAAAATGCTAAGTTAACAATTAACGTTGGTTCTGACTTTGATGGGGCTCCAGATGCCTTTACGGGTACTCTTGACCGGCATAAAACGTCTGCAATTGTATTGAATGGTGCCAACGCTAAAATCATTGATGACGGTACTATTAATGTCAACACGAACGGTGACATTAGCAACGTTTCTGTATTAAACGTTCCCGGTAATATACTAATCTACGATGGTGGGGATTTACAGGTTAACCCTGGAGCCGCACTTAATATTATTGGTCGAAATATGCAAAAATTTACCGGTAAGCTACTTTATATCGGAGGTAAAGCTGACTTAGATGGTGGTAGCTTGGATATTGAATTACAAGATGATCCTAATTATCCAAATGATCCTGCTCATGGTGCAGGTGAAAAGAGTATTAACTTAGTTGATGTTGCTAGCAACACGGCCTTAAAGGTTAATAACCCTAAAAAGCTGGTTTTGAATGCCTCACTTAACAAGGCTCCTGGCACTAGTATTATTGGTGATAATGAAATTGATATTACTAATGTTCGGCAAAAATTCGACTTTTCGTCATTGTTCCCTGACTTACCCACCATTACCTTGCCACCTTTCCACTTATTAAAGGTTCAGAAGAACAAGGGTAATGGTCACATTGAGGTCTTGGCTAACGGGATTGAAGTTTTAAACGGTAAGTTGCCATTAAGTGAAACCGCTGTAAACAATATCAGCGATGCTATTACTGCTTATCCTGAAATTGGTCAAGTCTTAATGCAGGCATTTAATGCTGATAGTCTAGCTGACTTGTCGCAAAAACTAGACATACTGATTAATGGTATCAGTTATGATGATCTGTTTGTCCAAATTATTGATCAGGCTTTTTCAGACACTAATAATATTGGTTATAATAATATTTCCATGATCCCGACTAATAGCGGAGGCTTTCTCAATATCGAAGATGATAATGGTATTTTAGGAGAAGCTTCATATCATCAAGATATGAAAGATGGTTCAGTAACAATTAGTGGTAAAATTGTCAACTACGACCCTAACCTTGATGGTCCTAAACAATCTAATAATATGTTTAGTCAAATCATGCCCGTTGGTACTGATGCTTATATTATTGCTAAGATCGGTAATGGTAAAGATGTTTATGTTGATCCTAAGAATGTTATACCTGATCCTTATAAAGAAACTAATGATGGTCAAGATTCTACTAATGTAACCAATGATTTGCCACATACATTTACTGCTAAAGCTAACGCAGATGGGACATTTAGTTTTAAGATACCTGCAGGTACAGTTGTTACGGGAGATACAATTAGTTTAACCCCAGAAGCTAACTTTATCGGGCTAGATCCTGAAGATAAGGATCATACATCAGTTATAGTTCAAATTGGGAATATTGCTGACTTGTCTCAAATTAAGATTTCGGCTGATAACAGTATTGATCAAGGCTTAGAAATTGCTAAACAACGGATTATAGCTTCAGGCTTGTCTGAACCTGACCAGCAAGAATTCTTAGATGCTGTCCAAGATGCCCATGACAATGATGAGTATTACATTGATAATGCAACGACCTTTACCACAGTTAATACTTATCTAACGTACGCTTATGACACTTATAATCAAGAAGGTGCTAAGTCAGAGTTTAAGTATTATGTTCAGCAGTGTGAGCAGAAGTTAAATATTACTGATGCGGATAAAGATATGCAGACAGTCATTAATAATACGATGACCTTATGTAATGGGGCAATTGCCACCTCAATTCATAGTGATCACGTTGAGAGTAAAACAGAGAACTGCCTAACTAATCAGAATCGTGACTGGGCAGAAGGTTATGCATTAGATCGGTTCAAGTGTTGGGTTAATGATCAGATGAGTGCATTAGTTACCAAACAAATGAACACTTGTAAAAATAACCCAAGCTTAAACCTAACAGCTGATCAAATCGCGAGTCTAAAGGATAGATCCCATACAGTCTTAATTTTTGCACAATCAGATGTAACCAGTGCTAGTGATATTGATGTAGTAGTAGAGAAGTATCAGGCAGGTGTAAAGCAGATTAATGACTTCTTTACGACTAATTTAAATAGTATTTCACGTGACCAGGCTATCCAAGGATTGAGAGATGAACTTGCAAAAGTTACTGCTAAAATAAGTAATGGTGAAGGTGAATATGCTAGTTTAACAACTTTACAAAGAAATCAATTGATTTCAGTTGTGAATAATGCAGCTATGACTGGGATTTTGGCTGTTATGAATTGCTCGGATGCTGATGTAACAAATAATTATAATGCTGGTTTAGCTGGTATTGATAATGCAGCTAAACTAACTATATAATACTTTTGTAAAGATACTAAATAACCTAATTGTTAAAAGTAACAATTAGGTTATTTTTGTATTGCAACAGATAAAGATGATGTTTTATAATGAAAGCGAATTCAAGTAAGCGTATATTAAAAGGAGAATTTAGCATGAAAAAGCGAAAATATTCTGAGGCGCAAGGACGTTTTGCAATTAGGAAGTTAACAGTGGGGGTAACTTCTGTCTTATTAGGATTAGTCTGTCTAGGTGTTAATCAGCAAGTAGTTAAGGCTGATACTGAGGCTACGGCACAATCTGCAACTACACAACAAACAAAAGAACTTGATAGTTATCAAGGATTAAACAAATTTCTTAAGACTAAGCAAGATGTGCCAGAAGATACTAGAGCCAATCATGATGCTAATCAAGCAAAGGAAAGTACACCAATTGTTCAATCAGCGCAACCAGTAGAAAAAACGCAATCTGATTTTGATTATCATGCACCATCAAAGCCGACTACTGATGGTGCTGATATTACTACAACTACCGATAAGGAAGTTGGTGTTGCTAATTGGCAAGACTTGTGTGGTGCCTTAGCTAATCCTAACATTATTAAGATTAAAGTAACCCATGATATTACTAATAATGCTAGTCAAGGTGACGGCAATGATGGTGATAAATATATCAAGATGAATCAGGATAGTGTTCGTTATTTAACAATTGAATCGGATCCAGATGCTAACACAAGATACACAATTGACTTTAAACACTTTCGCTTGCGACCACAGAATAATGGTGATGCAAATAAAACGGGTTGTGACTTAACTTTTAGTAATTTAAATTTATGGAGTTCAACGTATTATGGCTTGGTTGAAGCTGAAGAAGTTAATAGTAAGATTACTTTTAATGATATTACTTTCCACGGTAGTCAGATGCTCTATACTGGCAACAAGGGAATTGAAATTCATTATAGAAATCGTGTAGAAGCTGATACAGTATTGCGCTATGACAGTCCAGTTGATAATGAGAGGCAAGTCAATTGGGACGATGATACACAACAGTTGTTAGAGTTACGTGGTGATGGCTCACATTATCAGGAAGTTTACTTTGATGATAACTGTAACTTCACGTCGGCTACTACTGGTGGCAATATTATTGAAATGCATGGTGCTAAAAGTAGTATAGTTGTTGGTATAAATGCTAACGTTACGCTAGCACCCAAGCAAAATAATTTTACTGGTGTTAACGTTGCTCAGAATACTGGTAAGGCATCAGCAATAGACATGTCTGGTCAAGGTAAAATTGTAATTAAACAGTGGGGCACGTTAAACATTAATGTTGGCAGTA
The sequence above is a segment of the Lactobacillus sp. ESL0677 genome. Coding sequences within it:
- a CDS encoding YSIRK-type signal peptide-containing protein, producing MVGKNNFKEKLRQMVTQNKREHFAIRKLTVGAVSVLLGVTFLGVNNQTAKADTVTSTPATQTKKQPDLTTYQALKSFLKSDDQAAQANAKPAPTTNTNKSQANDVTSQPAPTASTKPAATTNTTTNITSNDPATTKPTATTNTSTDITNDDNTTTKPAVTTQDQVKPQDGTLDYNGVSRATTDGKAFDKTTDSTVYVGNWNDLFNSYTNSNISKIEIINNIQFTGTPGMSSGVNISIPGRNLIVESGGDNIPAGGYIIDFKMYSPIDLDTGNKALMDITYHNLQLYCQSFLGIMNTVDQTDGYSKVTLDNVKFTGSQVLYSGQFTYVYIKNNFNANVVKSYKNPLDSTDTADWLTQGSDGQQAFELSESGEKITFTKGCHAELSTSDGNVIQMFNHASSEDDMSTVVDPNNPKKFLPLMSQVIIQSGADVTLNPRRNPAQWDENPQTTFKSSGIYFRQGTVGRVQVDKNAKLTINVGSDFDGAPDAFTGTLDRHKTSAIVLNGANAKIIDDGTINVNTNGDISNVSVLNVPGNILIYDGGDLQVNPGAALNIIGRNMQKFTGKLLYIGGKADLDGGSLDIELQDDPNYPNDPAHGAGEKSINLVDVASNTALKVNNPKKLVLNASLNKAPGTSIIGDNEIDITNVRQKFDFSSLFPDLPTITLPPFHLLKVQKNKGNGHIEVLANGIEVLNGKLPLSETAVNNISDAITAYPEIGQVLMQAFNADSLADLSQKLDILINGISYDDLFVQIIDQAFSDTNNIGYNNISMIPTNSGGFLNIEDDNGILGEASYHQDMKDGSVTISGKIVNYDPNLDGPKQSNNMFSQIMPVGTDAYIIAKIGNGKDVYVDPKNVIPDPYKETNDGQDSTNVTNDLPHTFTAKANADGTFSFKIPAGTVVTGDTISLTPEANFIGLDPEDKDHTSVIVQIGNIADLSQIKISADNSIDQGLEIAKQRIIASGLSEPDQQEFLDAVQDAHDNDEYYIDNATTFTTVNTYLTYAYDTYNQEGAKSEFKYYVQQCEQKLNITDADKDMQTVINNTMTLCNGAIATSIHSDHVESKTENCLTNQNRDWAEGYALDRFKCWVNDQMSALVTKQMNTCKNNPSLNLTADQIASLKDRSHTVLIFAQSDVTSASDIDVVVEKYQAGVKQINDFFTTNLNSISRDQAIQGLRDELAKVTAKISNGEGEYASLTTLQRNQLISVVNNAAMTGILAVMNCSDADVTNNYNAGLAGIDNAAKLTI